A single Brevundimonas sp. SL130 DNA region contains:
- the lnt gene encoding apolipoprotein N-acyltransferase has protein sequence MFPDAALDRFAARIRALPDKRRALTWRLIRIGLALLAGAGTALAHPPFGVLAGLLGYPLLMILSERSDTTRGAFWMGWLAGFAYFFIGCWWVAEAFFVNPEQAWMAPFAASLLPAGIALFWGAACALYRRFAPIGVVRVLLFAALFCAAEWLRGHVLTGFPWNPAGATWRAGGGMSQFASVVGVYGLSLVTVAATAALAPLIGPGAQRGRLISAGLGILALVAVGVFGAVRLAQSELQFTDTVVRLVQADVKQETKWSPEAYRSIVDRYVALTGQPGARTPDVVVWPEGALPASANEVFASTDATAIAEALRPGQTLLMGLSRGEADLTAPEGARYYNSLFALADEGGPGLRIAAVYDKHRLVPFGEYLPLGPIMTSIGLRSLVHMPSDFTAGPTPAPIQIPGAPPAQILICYESLYPGFTRGSAGRPDWIVNASNDAWFGATSGPRQHLNLASYRAIETGLPIARATPTGISAMIDPWGRIVDGQRLDPGVMGVIDARLPRPIGVTPYGRLGDWLFLAGLLAAGLVGLWPLIARSRISRIER, from the coding sequence ATGTTTCCCGACGCCGCGCTCGACCGTTTCGCCGCCCGCATTCGTGCGCTTCCAGACAAGCGACGCGCCCTGACCTGGCGATTGATCCGCATCGGCCTGGCCTTGCTGGCGGGGGCTGGGACCGCCCTGGCCCATCCGCCGTTCGGGGTGCTGGCGGGCCTGCTGGGCTATCCGTTGCTGATGATCCTGTCGGAACGGTCGGACACGACGCGCGGCGCCTTCTGGATGGGCTGGCTGGCGGGCTTCGCCTATTTCTTCATCGGCTGCTGGTGGGTGGCGGAGGCCTTTTTCGTCAATCCCGAACAGGCCTGGATGGCGCCCTTCGCGGCCAGCCTGCTGCCGGCCGGGATCGCCCTGTTCTGGGGCGCGGCCTGCGCCCTCTATCGCCGGTTCGCCCCCATCGGCGTGGTCCGGGTTCTGTTGTTCGCCGCCCTGTTCTGCGCCGCCGAATGGCTGCGCGGCCATGTGCTGACGGGCTTTCCCTGGAACCCGGCCGGCGCGACCTGGCGGGCGGGCGGCGGCATGTCGCAATTCGCCTCGGTGGTTGGCGTCTATGGGCTGAGCCTGGTCACGGTCGCCGCCACCGCCGCCCTGGCGCCCCTGATCGGACCCGGCGCACAGCGCGGCCGTCTGATCTCGGCGGGCCTGGGGATCCTGGCGCTCGTCGCCGTGGGCGTCTTCGGCGCCGTGCGGCTGGCTCAGTCCGAGCTCCAGTTCACCGACACGGTGGTCCGCCTGGTTCAGGCCGATGTGAAACAGGAGACCAAATGGTCGCCCGAGGCCTATCGCTCCATCGTCGACCGTTATGTCGCCCTGACGGGACAGCCGGGGGCGAGGACTCCCGATGTGGTGGTCTGGCCCGAAGGCGCCCTGCCGGCCTCGGCCAATGAGGTCTTCGCCTCGACGGACGCCACGGCCATCGCGGAGGCTCTTCGTCCCGGCCAGACGCTGTTGATGGGTCTGTCGCGCGGCGAGGCCGATCTGACGGCCCCCGAGGGCGCGCGCTATTACAACAGCCTGTTCGCCTTAGCCGACGAAGGCGGGCCCGGTCTGCGGATCGCCGCCGTCTATGACAAGCACCGTCTGGTGCCGTTCGGCGAATACCTGCCGCTCGGTCCGATCATGACCTCCATCGGTCTGCGCAGTCTGGTGCATATGCCCAGCGACTTCACGGCAGGCCCAACCCCTGCCCCGATCCAGATTCCAGGCGCGCCGCCGGCTCAGATCCTGATCTGCTACGAAAGCCTCTATCCCGGCTTCACGCGCGGATCTGCGGGCCGCCCGGACTGGATCGTCAACGCCTCCAACGACGCCTGGTTCGGCGCCACCTCCGGCCCGCGTCAGCATCTGAACCTGGCCAGCTACCGCGCCATCGAAACCGGTCTGCCCATCGCCCGCGCCACGCCGACAGGGATTTCGGCCATGATCGACCCCTGGGGCCGGATCGTGGACGGGCAAAGACTGGACCCCGGCGTCATGGGGGTGATTGACGCCCGCCTGCCGCGCCCGATTGGCGTGACGCCCTACGGCCGGCTGGGCGACTGGCTGTTTCTGGCCGGCTTGCTGGCGGCCGGTCTCGTCGGCTTGTGGCCGTTGATCGCACGATCTAGGATTTCGCGAATCGAACGGTGA
- a CDS encoding helix-turn-helix domain-containing protein, whose product MARDKTEQPHAVDRHVGRRVQEKRLDLGLTQSALARAVGVSFQQVQKYEKGANRVSASKLFEMAEFMKVEIPFFFQGFKEAQPGLGEEETAGFDHQHRPTKQSVEIARLAPLLPLRNQKLILDMMREMCGESGDEPR is encoded by the coding sequence ATGGCGCGAGACAAGACCGAACAGCCGCACGCTGTTGATCGCCACGTCGGCCGCCGTGTTCAGGAAAAACGTCTCGACCTGGGCCTGACCCAGAGCGCCCTGGCCCGCGCCGTCGGCGTCAGCTTCCAACAGGTTCAGAAATACGAGAAGGGCGCGAACCGTGTCTCGGCCTCGAAACTGTTCGAGATGGCCGAGTTCATGAAGGTCGAGATCCCGTTCTTCTTTCAGGGCTTCAAGGAGGCGCAGCCGGGCCTGGGCGAAGAAGAGACCGCCGGCTTCGATCACCAGCACAGGCCGACGAAACAAAGCGTCGAGATCGCCCGCCTCGCCCCGCTTCTGCCGCTGCGAAATCAGAAGCTGATCCTGGACATGATGCGGGAAATGTGTGGCGAAAGCGGTGACGAGCCTCGCTGA
- a CDS encoding sialidase family protein, with translation MIRSVFRHLSPILAAVLIAAVAAPTSAEPAGPVVVSEFIYATAPYPQAHASTVVETRTGVIAAAWFGGAYERSPDVEIWFARRGPAGWETPVSVADGVQADGSRLPTWNPVLFQDPEGALHLFYKTGPSPSTWWGMERTSTDDGRSWSPPRRLPDGILGPIKNKPVVLADGTWLSPSSTETPAEEWSIHFERSEDRGQTWTSTPPVASPVGLAAIQPSLLFHPDGRLEAVARTRQGVLSMTWSNDGGRTWSPLAAIDLPNPNAGADAVTLRDGRQLIVYNHSAHLPGDPGHGPRWPLNLALSDDGVTWRKVLTLEDAPIKDGYAYPAIIQTRDGLVHLTYTYNRERIRHVVVDPSKLE, from the coding sequence ATGATTCGATCCGTTTTCCGCCATTTGTCGCCAATCCTGGCGGCAGTGCTGATCGCCGCTGTCGCCGCACCGACCTCGGCTGAACCTGCGGGGCCGGTGGTCGTCAGCGAGTTCATCTACGCCACAGCCCCCTATCCTCAGGCCCATGCCTCGACCGTCGTCGAAACGCGCACAGGCGTTATCGCGGCGGCCTGGTTCGGGGGCGCCTATGAGCGCTCGCCGGACGTCGAGATCTGGTTCGCGCGGCGTGGACCGGCGGGATGGGAAACACCGGTCTCGGTTGCGGACGGTGTTCAAGCCGACGGATCGCGCTTGCCGACCTGGAACCCCGTCCTGTTCCAGGACCCAGAGGGAGCGCTTCACCTGTTCTACAAGACCGGTCCCAGCCCCAGCACCTGGTGGGGTATGGAGCGTACATCGACGGACGACGGTCGCAGTTGGAGCCCGCCGCGCCGCTTGCCGGACGGAATCTTGGGGCCGATCAAGAACAAGCCTGTGGTTCTGGCCGACGGGACCTGGCTGTCGCCGTCCAGCACCGAGACCCCGGCCGAAGAATGGTCGATACATTTCGAAAGAAGCGAGGATCGCGGTCAGACCTGGACCTCCACCCCGCCTGTGGCCTCGCCGGTGGGGCTGGCGGCGATCCAACCCAGTCTGTTGTTCCATCCTGACGGTCGGCTGGAGGCGGTCGCGCGGACCCGCCAGGGCGTGCTGTCGATGACCTGGTCGAACGACGGCGGTCGGACCTGGTCGCCGCTGGCGGCGATCGACCTGCCCAATCCCAACGCCGGCGCCGACGCCGTGACATTGCGCGATGGCCGTCAGTTGATCGTCTATAATCACAGCGCCCATCTGCCCGGCGATCCAGGCCATGGCCCGCGCTGGCCGCTAAACCTGGCCCTATCGGACGACGGTGTGACCTGGCGCAAGGTGCTGACGCTCGAGGATGCGCCGATCAAGGACGGCTACGCCTATCCGGCGATCATTCAGACCCGCGACGGCTTGGTTCACCTGACCTATACCTATAACCGTGAACGCATCCGCCACGTGGTGGTTGATCCGTCGAAGCTGGAATAG
- the greA gene encoding transcription elongation factor GreA, with translation MSVAFTREEDLEATAADLADRPISPHPNLVTPEGLALIEAELAAARAAYTAAQVKGSIESDRTAMARATRDLRYWSARRASAQLMEPGDDDGRVRFGGWVSIEREDGRVQTWRIVGEDEADPAKGSVSHVSPLARAVLGRRVGDETTVTGQSIEIVSLG, from the coding sequence ATGAGCGTCGCATTCACCCGAGAAGAAGATCTGGAAGCCACCGCCGCCGACCTGGCGGACCGCCCGATCTCGCCCCACCCCAATCTGGTCACGCCCGAAGGACTGGCCCTGATCGAGGCGGAACTGGCCGCCGCCCGCGCCGCCTACACCGCCGCCCAGGTCAAGGGGTCGATCGAGAGCGACCGCACCGCCATGGCGCGGGCGACCCGGGACCTGCGCTATTGGTCCGCCCGCCGCGCCTCAGCCCAGTTGATGGAACCCGGGGACGACGATGGTCGGGTGCGTTTCGGCGGCTGGGTCTCCATCGAGCGCGAGGACGGGCGGGTCCAGACCTGGCGGATCGTGGGGGAGGACGAGGCCGACCCGGCCAAGGGCTCGGTCAGTCATGTTTCACCTCTGGCGCGGGCGGTTTTGGGCCGACGGGTCGGCGACGAGACCACGGTCACGGGCCAGTCGATTGAGATCGTATCCTTAGGCTGA
- a CDS encoding TIGR03862 family flavoprotein codes for MIQSKRQVHVIGAGPAGLMAAERLAQAGLTVVVHDRMPSVARKFLMAGRGGLNLTHSEPLDRFLTRYGSAQEPLSRWIDAFTPADLTAWVEGLGQTTFVGSSGRVFPDAMKTSPLLRAWLARLDGLDVEIRTRSRWIGWRDGALAFETPDGERLERPDAVVLALGGASWPRLGSDGAWKPWLETAGIAVAPFRPANVGFDLAWSPLFRDRFAGQPLKGVAVTHGNKTARGEAMIARYGLEGGAVYALSAGLRSSVEADGRADIQIDLKPDVAVGKLTDRLSKPRGKASLSNHLRKVVGLESAAVALLYEAGPLPVSPRALAERIKAMPLTLTGVQGLERAISSAGGVDLEGVDERLMLTARPGVFVAGEMLDWEAPTGGYLLQASFASGVVAARGLMAWLDSRD; via the coding sequence ATGATCCAATCCAAACGTCAAGTCCATGTCATCGGCGCCGGCCCCGCCGGATTGATGGCGGCTGAGCGCCTGGCCCAGGCCGGGCTGACCGTCGTGGTGCACGACCGGATGCCGTCCGTGGCCCGCAAGTTCCTGATGGCCGGACGCGGGGGGCTGAACCTGACTCATTCGGAGCCGCTCGACCGGTTTCTGACCCGCTATGGCTCGGCCCAGGAGCCCCTCTCGCGCTGGATCGACGCCTTCACGCCCGCCGACCTGACCGCCTGGGTCGAGGGCTTGGGCCAGACCACCTTCGTCGGCTCCAGCGGGCGGGTGTTTCCCGACGCGATGAAGACCTCGCCCCTGCTGCGGGCCTGGCTGGCGCGGCTGGATGGTCTGGACGTCGAAATCCGCACCCGGTCGCGCTGGATCGGCTGGCGAGATGGGGCTCTGGCGTTCGAGACGCCGGACGGAGAGCGGTTGGAACGGCCGGACGCCGTGGTCCTGGCTCTGGGCGGCGCCAGCTGGCCGCGCCTGGGCTCTGACGGCGCCTGGAAACCCTGGCTCGAGACCGCCGGGATCGCCGTCGCCCCCTTCCGCCCCGCCAATGTCGGCTTCGACCTCGCCTGGTCGCCGCTGTTCCGTGATCGGTTCGCCGGTCAGCCGCTGAAGGGCGTGGCCGTGACTCATGGGAACAAGACAGCGCGCGGCGAGGCCATGATCGCCCGCTACGGCCTGGAAGGCGGCGCCGTCTACGCTCTGTCGGCCGGACTGCGGTCGTCGGTAGAGGCGGACGGGCGGGCCGATATCCAGATCGATCTGAAGCCGGATGTCGCGGTCGGCAAATTGACCGACCGACTGTCCAAGCCGCGCGGCAAGGCCAGTCTGTCGAACCATCTGCGCAAAGTGGTCGGGCTCGAGTCGGCCGCCGTCGCCCTGCTGTATGAAGCCGGACCCCTGCCGGTTTCGCCCCGCGCCTTGGCCGAGCGGATCAAGGCCATGCCGTTGACGCTGACGGGCGTCCAGGGTCTGGAGCGCGCCATCTCCTCCGCCGGCGGGGTGGATCTGGAGGGCGTCGACGAGCGGTTGATGCTGACCGCCCGACCGGGCGTCTTCGTCGCCGGCGAGATGCTGGACTGGGAGGCGCCGACCGGCGGCTATCTGCTTCAGGCCAGTTTCGCATCCGGGGTCGTTGCGGCGCGGGGTCTTATGGCTTGGCTCGACAGCCGGGACTGA
- a CDS encoding M28 family metallopeptidase: MRHALPAVSALALMLACSPATAQARLNIDAARMNEAVRVLASDEFEGRAPASPGEEKTVAWLVEQFRAAGAEGGGPDGAFVQVAHLSRTRQDGPATVAARVGGTTINLERGPEVLVSSDRPVNHITVTDAPVVFVGYGATAPERQWDDFKDVDVRGKVILVLVNDPDFEAPAGDPVAGNFDDKAMTFYGRWTYKFLEAGRRGAAGVLVVHETAGAGYGWSVLQNSSAAPKFDIVRADPNAERAPFQGWIQRAKAEDLFAAAGLDFAALKDSARRAEFRPVVLPGLTMSVDFGQIADRVETQNVIARIPGSERPNETVMYGAHWDGYGVGTPDPSGDKIYNAAVDNATGVAALLELAHAFADGPRPKRSVVFAAWSGEEAGLLGSTYYAANPVWPLETTVANINVDSLLPGTEIDPNVVVIGKGKNQLDAVLARHATASGRTLIADPAPQAGAFYRSDHFPLALKGVPALFPAAGFTGASADSRDYVQNRYHQPSDEWDSTWRMDAAAADVALIYAVGRELADSTQWPEWNPGAEFGPARDRSRSERP, from the coding sequence ATGCGTCACGCCCTGCCCGCCGTTTCCGCCCTCGCTCTTATGCTCGCCTGTTCCCCGGCCACCGCGCAGGCGAGGCTGAACATCGACGCCGCAAGAATGAACGAGGCGGTTCGGGTTCTGGCTTCGGACGAATTCGAGGGGCGGGCGCCCGCCTCCCCCGGCGAGGAAAAGACCGTCGCCTGGCTGGTTGAACAGTTCCGCGCCGCCGGAGCCGAAGGGGGTGGACCGGACGGCGCCTTCGTCCAGGTCGCTCATCTGTCGCGCACCCGCCAGGATGGCCCGGCGACCGTCGCGGCCAGAGTTGGCGGGACGACGATCAATCTGGAACGCGGCCCGGAGGTTCTGGTCTCGAGCGACCGCCCGGTGAACCACATCACTGTAACGGATGCGCCCGTCGTCTTCGTCGGCTACGGCGCCACCGCGCCCGAGCGCCAGTGGGACGACTTCAAGGACGTGGATGTACGGGGCAAGGTCATCCTTGTTCTGGTCAATGATCCAGACTTCGAAGCCCCCGCGGGCGATCCGGTCGCCGGCAATTTCGACGACAAGGCCATGACCTTCTACGGCCGCTGGACCTACAAGTTCCTGGAGGCGGGGCGTCGCGGCGCGGCGGGCGTGCTGGTGGTGCATGAAACGGCCGGCGCCGGCTACGGCTGGTCGGTGCTTCAGAATTCGTCGGCCGCGCCCAAGTTCGACATCGTCCGGGCTGACCCGAACGCCGAGCGCGCGCCCTTCCAGGGCTGGATCCAGCGCGCCAAGGCCGAAGACCTGTTCGCCGCCGCCGGGCTCGACTTCGCGGCGCTGAAGGACAGCGCGCGCCGCGCCGAGTTCAGGCCGGTCGTCCTGCCCGGCCTGACGATGAGCGTCGATTTCGGCCAGATCGCCGATCGGGTGGAGACCCAGAACGTCATCGCCCGCATTCCCGGCTCCGAACGCCCGAACGAGACCGTCATGTACGGCGCCCACTGGGACGGTTACGGGGTCGGCACGCCCGACCCCTCGGGCGACAAGATCTATAATGCGGCGGTCGATAACGCGACCGGGGTCGCCGCCCTGCTGGAGTTGGCCCACGCCTTCGCCGACGGCCCCCGGCCGAAGCGTTCGGTGGTCTTCGCCGCCTGGTCGGGCGAAGAGGCGGGACTGTTGGGTTCGACCTATTACGCCGCCAATCCGGTCTGGCCGCTCGAGACCACCGTGGCCAATATCAATGTCGACAGCCTGCTGCCCGGGACCGAGATCGACCCCAATGTCGTGGTGATCGGCAAGGGCAAGAACCAGCTGGACGCGGTTCTGGCGCGTCACGCGACCGCATCCGGCCGGACCCTGATCGCCGATCCGGCGCCCCAGGCCGGGGCCTTCTACCGCTCCGACCATTTCCCCCTGGCCTTGAAGGGTGTGCCCGCCCTGTTTCCCGCCGCCGGCTTCACCGGGGCCAGCGCGGACAGCCGCGACTATGTCCAGAACCGCTACCATCAGCCGTCGGATGAATGGGATTCGACCTGGCGCATGGACGCCGCTGCGGCTGACGTGGCCCTGATCTACGCCGTCGGACGCGAGCTGGCGGACTCGACCCAATGGCCGGAATGGAATCCCGGCGCTGAATTCGGTCCGGCCCGGGACCGGTCTCGGTCGGAAAGGCCTTAA
- a CDS encoding sensor histidine kinase yields MAEADIAYVATAGAAGLALAVSAWALRLRARLNATTAAATHQRDAALTDLGRHDSMLRAFDDVSLALTATGEASGPPIGPGELIDRLSGPDAGAAGDMGAIVLGRLKQTHAGQIEALVETGKGFEGLIDLNDVEPWRIEGRVAGGAAWLRLSPASRVMLTGADATESGLAMLGDASPIPTWVVDGAGKLAWANRIWLHEIGAETVVQAREMGLSFDRGADALVAEAGRLGLKQEGFRWTTGGGHRRAWRIIAEPAGGGAVIAFAIEVTEAEETRDTLRRHVDAHDETLNHLADAVAIFGPSKRLAFHNTAFQTLFDLDSAWLDERPTHAELLDRLRQRRRLPEVMDYAGWKAHELEFYGAAQASPDDSWSLPDGRTLRVVRQPHPLGGILLIFSDITDELNLRSRFNAQIQVQTATLDKLNDAVAVFGSDGRLRLHNEAFEDFWNLTGERIAASNDFDAIAELCKTTLPDPALWLGLKARVADPDPESRIAISGEGRTVDGRVAAWQTRPLPDGATLVAFSDVTARRGLEQALVQREQALAESQALKREFVGSVSYELRTPLTTIVGYSELLETMGDLPERSRQHAGAIRVAASQLARSIDDVLDMAQIDAGEMELSLGDVSISDLLGQAAERIRPKIEGRGAALTVLCEPGLRPIRADAHRIGQALNHLLENAARSVSEGGEVTLSAETGSSEVRLSVSDSGRGIPYHLQAHVFDRFVRRERGGPGVGLALVKALVELHGGWAEVESEPGKGAAFILHLPLGVSPAAAAPELPLDVPAPAQAEPVAS; encoded by the coding sequence ATGGCCGAGGCCGACATCGCCTATGTCGCCACAGCAGGCGCAGCCGGACTGGCTCTGGCGGTCAGCGCCTGGGCCCTTCGCCTGCGCGCGCGCCTGAACGCCACGACGGCCGCCGCGACGCATCAGCGTGACGCCGCCCTGACCGACCTGGGTCGTCATGACAGCATGCTTCGCGCCTTCGACGACGTCAGCCTGGCCCTGACGGCGACCGGCGAGGCGAGCGGACCGCCCATAGGTCCGGGCGAGCTGATTGACCGCCTGTCCGGCCCGGACGCCGGGGCTGCGGGGGACATGGGCGCCATTGTCCTCGGCCGGCTGAAACAGACCCACGCCGGCCAGATCGAGGCCTTGGTCGAGACCGGAAAAGGCTTCGAGGGCCTGATCGACCTGAACGACGTCGAACCCTGGCGGATCGAAGGCCGGGTGGCGGGCGGCGCGGCCTGGCTGCGGCTGTCGCCGGCGTCCCGGGTCATGCTGACCGGCGCCGACGCCACCGAGAGCGGCCTGGCCATGCTGGGCGACGCCTCGCCGATCCCGACCTGGGTCGTGGACGGCGCGGGGAAACTGGCCTGGGCCAACCGGATCTGGCTGCACGAGATCGGGGCCGAGACCGTGGTCCAGGCGCGGGAGATGGGCCTGTCCTTCGACCGGGGCGCCGACGCCCTGGTGGCCGAGGCCGGGCGGCTGGGCCTGAAACAGGAAGGGTTCCGCTGGACCACCGGCGGCGGCCATCGCCGGGCCTGGCGGATCATTGCCGAACCAGCCGGCGGCGGCGCCGTCATCGCCTTCGCCATCGAAGTGACCGAGGCGGAAGAGACGCGCGACACCCTGCGCCGCCACGTCGACGCCCATGACGAGACCCTGAACCATCTGGCCGACGCAGTCGCCATCTTCGGGCCGTCCAAGCGGCTGGCCTTCCACAACACGGCCTTCCAGACCCTGTTCGACCTGGATTCCGCCTGGCTGGACGAGCGGCCGACCCATGCCGAGCTTCTGGACCGGCTGCGCCAGCGCCGCCGCCTGCCCGAAGTCATGGACTATGCCGGCTGGAAAGCGCACGAGCTGGAGTTCTACGGCGCAGCCCAGGCTTCGCCCGACGACAGCTGGTCGCTGCCGGACGGACGGACGCTGCGGGTCGTGCGCCAGCCCCACCCGCTGGGCGGCATATTGCTGATCTTCTCGGACATCACCGACGAACTGAACCTGCGCAGCCGGTTCAACGCCCAGATCCAGGTCCAGACCGCCACCCTGGACAAGCTGAACGACGCCGTCGCCGTGTTCGGCTCCGACGGCCGGCTACGGCTGCACAACGAAGCGTTCGAGGACTTCTGGAACCTGACGGGCGAGCGGATCGCCGCCTCGAACGATTTCGACGCCATAGCCGAGCTGTGCAAGACCACCCTGCCCGACCCGGCCCTGTGGCTGGGTCTGAAGGCGCGGGTCGCCGACCCGGATCCGGAAAGCCGCATCGCCATCTCGGGCGAGGGCCGAACGGTAGACGGCCGCGTCGCCGCCTGGCAGACTCGCCCCCTGCCCGACGGCGCCACCCTGGTCGCCTTCTCGGACGTCACCGCACGGCGCGGCCTGGAACAGGCCCTGGTTCAGCGTGAGCAGGCCCTGGCGGAAAGCCAGGCGCTGAAGCGCGAGTTCGTCGGCAGCGTCTCCTACGAATTGCGCACGCCGCTGACGACCATCGTCGGCTATTCGGAACTGCTGGAGACCATGGGCGACCTGCCCGAGCGCAGCCGTCAGCACGCCGGCGCCATCCGCGTGGCCGCCAGCCAGTTGGCCCGCTCCATCGACGACGTGCTGGACATGGCCCAGATCGACGCCGGCGAGATGGAGCTGTCCTTGGGCGACGTCAGCATTTCCGACCTGCTGGGTCAGGCCGCCGAGCGCATTAGGCCCAAGATCGAGGGTCGCGGCGCTGCGCTGACCGTCCTGTGCGAACCCGGTCTACGGCCGATCCGCGCCGACGCCCATCGCATCGGCCAGGCCCTGAACCATCTGCTGGAGAACGCCGCCCGTTCGGTATCCGAAGGCGGCGAGGTGACGCTGTCGGCGGAAACCGGGAGCTCGGAGGTCCGTCTTTCGGTGTCGGATTCCGGCCGCGGCATCCCCTATCATCTTCAGGCCCACGTCTTTGACCGGTTCGTCCGGCGCGAACGCGGCGGTCCGGGCGTCGGTCTGGCCCTGGTCAAGGCCCTGGTCGAACTGCACGGCGGATGGGCCGAGGTCGAAAGCGAGCCCGGCAAGGGGGCCGCCTTCATCCTGCACCTGCCCCTGGGCGTCTCTCCGGCCGCCGCCGCGCCGGAACTTCCGCTGGACGTCCCGGCGCCCGCCCAAGCCGAACCGGTGGCCTCTTAA
- a CDS encoding metallopeptidase family protein produces MTDATADLFAPSLDDFARLAREAFEALPAEFRAAAGEVVFRIDDFADEQTLADLEIEDPFELTGLYHGVDIGRRDSLGPAAEPSRVFLYRRPILDEWCERGDVGLAELIAHVLVHEIGHHFGLSDDDIHAIEDAAD; encoded by the coding sequence ATGACCGATGCGACCGCCGACCTCTTCGCCCCCTCTCTCGACGACTTCGCCCGCCTGGCGCGCGAGGCGTTCGAGGCCCTGCCGGCGGAGTTTCGCGCCGCAGCCGGAGAGGTGGTGTTTCGCATCGACGATTTCGCCGACGAACAGACTCTTGCGGACCTGGAGATCGAGGATCCGTTCGAACTGACCGGCCTGTATCACGGCGTGGACATCGGCCGACGCGACAGCCTGGGACCGGCGGCCGAGCCGTCGCGGGTCTTCCTTTACCGCCGGCCGATCCTGGACGAATGGTGCGAGCGGGGCGACGTGGGCCTGGCCGAGCTGATCGCCCATGTCCTGGTCCACGAGATCGGCCACCATTTCGGCCTGTCCGACGACGATATCCACGCCATCGAGGACGCGGCCGACTGA
- a CDS encoding MarC family protein: MNAVDLGVNLFVTLFALLDPIGNLPIFAAATAGATLRQRISVSALICTFAAVFLAFFLFTGLGLLQFFGISLAAFRIAGGILLLLLGLDMARGDFLAMFADKDAIADSKDVRGYARRRFQRLVVPFAIPLMIGPGAISAVIIQAGEAAKLGYAGTMGSLVAITAACAVSFVCFALTGSLSRMLGEVGMAIIVRVLGLILCALAIQFILLGLGEAIPGMISGAVTTPYPAAN; encoded by the coding sequence ATGAACGCGGTCGATCTGGGTGTCAACCTGTTCGTGACCCTGTTCGCCCTGCTGGATCCGATCGGCAATCTGCCCATCTTCGCCGCCGCCACCGCCGGGGCCACCCTGCGTCAGCGGATTTCGGTCTCCGCCCTGATCTGCACCTTCGCCGCCGTCTTCCTCGCCTTCTTCCTGTTCACGGGCCTGGGCCTGCTGCAGTTCTTCGGCATCTCCCTGGCGGCCTTCCGCATTGCGGGGGGCATATTGCTGCTGCTGCTCGGCCTGGACATGGCGCGCGGCGACTTCCTGGCCATGTTCGCCGACAAGGACGCCATCGCCGATTCCAAAGACGTGCGCGGCTACGCCCGCCGGCGGTTCCAGCGGCTGGTGGTGCCCTTCGCCATACCGCTGATGATCGGCCCCGGCGCCATTTCGGCCGTCATCATCCAGGCCGGCGAGGCGGCCAAGCTGGGCTATGCCGGAACCATGGGATCGCTGGTCGCGATCACGGCGGCCTGCGCCGTCTCCTTCGTCTGTTTCGCCCTGACCGGTTCGCTCAGCCGCATGCTGGGCGAGGTGGGCATGGCCATCATCGTCCGCGTCCTGGGCCTGATCCTGTGCGCCCTGGCGATCCAGTTCATCCTGCTGGGCCTGGGCGAGGCCATCCCCGGCATGATCTCCGGCGCGGTGACGACCCCCTATCCAGCCGCGAACTAG
- the pyrF gene encoding orotidine-5'-phosphate decarboxylase: MTQTQTVAPNRGPDERIICALDVPTVAEAAALVARVQDAVGFYKIGLQLFAAGGMDLARDLKAEGRKVFLDWKLHDIGATVEKAAANLADAGCDLLTVHARPQVMAAAARGVAGSGLKVLGVTVLTSLTAEDLAADDHSLSPADLVERRVRQALDAGVDGVVSSPHEAGRVREIAVAAGRPDFLIVTPGVRPTGAALDDQARAATPEAALQAGATHLVIGRPITAAPDPRAAALAVAESIALI, encoded by the coding sequence ATGACCCAGACCCAAACCGTCGCCCCCAATCGCGGTCCCGACGAACGGATCATCTGCGCCCTGGACGTGCCGACGGTCGCAGAGGCGGCGGCCCTGGTCGCGCGGGTGCAGGACGCGGTGGGCTTCTACAAGATCGGGCTGCAGCTGTTTGCGGCGGGCGGCATGGACCTGGCGCGCGACCTGAAGGCCGAGGGGCGCAAGGTGTTTCTGGACTGGAAGCTGCACGACATCGGCGCGACGGTCGAAAAGGCGGCGGCCAATCTGGCGGATGCGGGCTGCGACCTGCTGACGGTCCACGCCCGGCCCCAGGTGATGGCGGCGGCGGCGCGAGGCGTGGCGGGATCGGGGTTGAAAGTCCTGGGCGTGACGGTCCTGACCAGTCTGACCGCCGAGGATCTGGCCGCCGACGACCACAGCCTGTCGCCGGCCGACCTGGTCGAGCGCCGCGTCCGACAGGCGCTGGACGCCGGGGTCGACGGCGTCGTCTCCAGCCCGCACGAAGCGGGCCGGGTGCGCGAGATTGCGGTCGCGGCCGGCCGTCCTGATTTTCTGATCGTGACGCCCGGCGTCCGGCCGACCGGCGCGGCCCTGGACGACCAGGCGCGGGCCGCGACGCCCGAAGCTGCGCTTCAGGCCGGCGCCACCCATCTGGTGATCGGCCGCCCGATCACCGCGGCGCCTGATCCCAGGGCCGCAGCCCTGGCCGTCGCCGAAAGCATCGCCCTGATCTAG